The following nucleotide sequence is from Mycobacterium sp. 3519A.
CACCGAGTCCGACGAGGTCGGGCGCGTCGGCGCGTCGGGTGAGCCCGACACCGTGGATCTCGAGCAGCCGATCATCGATGCGATCGGGCTGGCGCTGCCGTTCTCACCGCTGTGCGGACCCGACTGTGTGGGGCTGTGCCCGCAGTGCGGGGTGCCGCTGGCCACCGCGGAGCCGGGTCATCACCACGAGCAGATCGACCCACGGTGGGCCAAGCTGGCCGGGCTGCTGGACCAGGACGAGCCGTGACGGACCGGGGACCGCTGCTCAAAGCCTTGGGTGTGGACCTGCCCGCCGAATTGCTGACCATCGCGCTGACGCACCGCAGCTACTCATACGAGAACGGCGGACTGCCCACCAACGAACGCCTCGAGTTCCTCGGCGATGCCGTGCTCGGCCTGACCATCACCGAGGAGCTCTACCACCGCCATCCGGACCGCTCGGAGGGCGATCTGGCCAAGCTGCGCGCCAGCATCGTCAACACCCAGGCCCTGGCCGACGTCGGACGCCAGCTCTCCGACGACGGCCTTGGCGCGTACCTGTTGTTGGGCAAGGGCGAGGAACATTCCGGCGGGGCCGACAAGTCGAGCATCCTGGCCGACGGTGTCGAATCCCTTTTGGGCGCAATCTATTTGGAGCACGGCATCACCGTCGCGCGGGAAGTGATCATGCGGCTGTTCAGCACGCTGCTCGACACCGCCCCGACGCTGGGCGCTGGCCTGGACTGGAAGAGCAGCCTGCAGGAGCTGACCGCGTCGCGGGGCATGGGAGCGCCGTCGTACGTGGTGACCTCCACCGGCCCCGACCACGACAAGGAGTTCACCGCGACGGTGGTGGTCGCCGACGTCGAATACGGCAAGGGCGTCGGGCGGACGAAGAAGGAGGCGGAGTTGAAGGCCGCCGCCGCGGCGTGGACCGCGCTGTCCGCCTCCGGTGTCGATGCCTGAGCTGCCCGAGGTCGAGGTCGTCCGGCGCGGTTTGGCGGCCCACGTGACGGGCCGGACCATCACCGCGGTGCGGGTGCACCATCCGCGCGCGGTGCGCAGGCACGAGGCGGGCCCCGCTGACCTGACTGCTCGACTGCTCGACGCCCAGATCACCGGCACCGGGCGGCGCGGTAAGTACATGTGGCTGACGCTGGAGGACGGGACGGACGAGCCTCTCGGGCGAGGAGAATTGGGCACGGCGTTGGTGGTGCATCTCGGCATGAGCGGGCAAATGCTGTTGGGGGAGGTGCCCAACGAGAACCACTTGCGGATCGCGACACTGCTCGACGACGGCACCGCGCTGAGCTTCGTCGACCAACGCACATTCGGCGGCTGGATGCTCGCCGACCTCGTCACCGTCGACGGCACCGACGTGCCGGTGCCCGTCGCGCACCTGGCCCGCGATCCGCTCGACCCTCGGTTCAACCGCGACGGTGTCGTTACGGTGTTGCGCCGCAAGCATTCTGAGATCAAGCGTCAGCTGCTGGACCAGACTGTGGTGTCGGGCATCGGCAACATCTACGCCGACGAGGCGCTGTGGCGCGCGCGGGTCAACGGTGCGCGACTGGCGTCGTCGTTGTCACGGGCGAAGCTGGGCGAACTGCTCGACGCCGCTGCGGAGGTGATGACCGACGCGCTCGGTGAGGGTGGTACGTCGTTCGATTCGCTGTACGTCAACGTCAACGGCGAATCCGGCTACTTCGACCGGTCGCTGGAT
It contains:
- the mutM gene encoding bifunctional DNA-formamidopyrimidine glycosylase/DNA-(apurinic or apyrimidinic site) lyase, whose product is MPELPEVEVVRRGLAAHVTGRTITAVRVHHPRAVRRHEAGPADLTARLLDAQITGTGRRGKYMWLTLEDGTDEPLGRGELGTALVVHLGMSGQMLLGEVPNENHLRIATLLDDGTALSFVDQRTFGGWMLADLVTVDGTDVPVPVAHLARDPLDPRFNRDGVVTVLRRKHSEIKRQLLDQTVVSGIGNIYADEALWRARVNGARLASSLSRAKLGELLDAAAEVMTDALGEGGTSFDSLYVNVNGESGYFDRSLDAYGREGEPCRRCGAVMRREKFMNRSSFYCPKCQPRPRVRRE
- the rnc gene encoding ribonuclease III, translating into MTDRGPLLKALGVDLPAELLTIALTHRSYSYENGGLPTNERLEFLGDAVLGLTITEELYHRHPDRSEGDLAKLRASIVNTQALADVGRQLSDDGLGAYLLLGKGEEHSGGADKSSILADGVESLLGAIYLEHGITVAREVIMRLFSTLLDTAPTLGAGLDWKSSLQELTASRGMGAPSYVVTSTGPDHDKEFTATVVVADVEYGKGVGRTKKEAELKAAAAAWTALSASGVDA